A stretch of Fulvia fulva chromosome 4, complete sequence DNA encodes these proteins:
- a CDS encoding Alcohol dehydrogenase has protein sequence MPSFTVFKGQKGGKVVKSQVEKPELKGDQVLLRVTASGLCGTDLHYREADMGLGHEGVGVIEETGPGVTYLKKGDRVGWGYEHDSCGHCEQCLKGNETYCPERAMYGMADLDQGSFATHAVWREAFLFPIPDSLSDESAAPLMCGGATVFNALHAYNVQPTEVVGVMGVGGLGHLAIQFAAKMGCHVVVLSGSDKKKDEAFKLGAQEFIATKDVEEIKPSKPLNRLLVTTSAQPDWNKIVNAFGPGATIHPLSIDEGNFAIPYMQLLLNGLTVQGSVVASRYIHKRMLEFAALHKIEPIIEKFPMDEENINKVMDKLNKGNVRYRGVFVNQ, from the exons ATGCCTTCCTTCACCGTCTTCAAGGGCCAAAAGGGCGGCAAAGTCGTCAAGAGCCAGGTCGAGAAGCCAGAGCTCAAGGGCGACCAGGTCCTCCTCCGTGTCACAGCCTCCGGCCTATGCGGTACCGACCTCCATTACAGAGAGGCAGATATGGGTCTCGGCCATGAGGGTGTCGGTGTCATTGAGGAAACCGGTCCAGGTGTCACATACTTGAAGAAGGGTGACCGCGTCGGATGGGGATACGAGCACGACAG CTGCGGACACTGTGAACAGTGCTTGAAGGGCAATGAGACGTACTGCCCTGAGCGTGCGATGTACGGCATGGCGGACCTCGACCAGGGTAGTTTTGCGACTCACGCTGTGTGGAGGGAGGCCTTCCTGTTCCCGATCCCAGACTCACTGAGCGATGAGTCTGCTGCGCCATTGATGTGCGGTGGTGCTACCGTCTTCAACGCCCTTCACGCATACAACGTGCAGCCAACTGAGGTAGTCGGTGTGATGGGTGTGGGTGGATTGGGACACCTGGCAATTCAGTTCGCTGCAAAGATGGGCTGCCACGTCGTTGTACTCTCCGGATCCGACAAGAAGAAGGACGAGGCCTTCAAGCTGGGAGCTCAGGAATTCATCGCAACCAAGGATGTCGAGGAGATCAAGCCATCGAAACCATTGAACCGCCTGTTGGTCACAACCTCCGCACAGCCAGACTGGAACAAGATCGTCAACGCTTTCGGCCCAGGTGCAACGATCCACCCACTCTCTATCGACGAGGGCAACTTCGCCATCCCATACATGCAACTGCTCCTGAACGGTCTTACAGTTCAGGGATCGGTTGTGGCATCCAGATACATCCACAAGCGTATGCTGGAGTTTGCCGCCCTCCACAAGATTGAGCCCATTATTGAGAAGTTCCCAATGGACGAGGAGAACATCAACAAGGTAATGGACAAGTTGAACAAGGGTAACGTCCGATACCGTGGTGTCTTCGTCAACCAGTAA
- a CDS encoding D-aminoacyl-tRNA deacylase → MKAVIQRVKSASVTVDGQLVSTIGKGLLVFAAIGKDDTAKEAESMASKVLKVKFWDGDDGKKWKQNVQDIDGDVLCVSQFTLLASTKKGNKPDFHKAAPPALGKELYDTFFNQVRKLYREDRVKDGVFQAMMDVGLVNDGPVGDSDPQGDDPAAFPLPPIALDYRSEDEVVTIEMETNPPEMRNPTNMEPLKEGHTTKTNVQKTFELPASLLE, encoded by the exons ATGAAGG CTGTCATACAACGTGTCAAGTCCGCCTCTGTGACGGTAGATGGCCAGCTCGTCTCTACCATAGGTAAAGGTCTACTAGTCTTTGCAGCCATTGGCAAAGACGACACAGCCAAAGAGGCCGAGTCTATGGCTTCCAAAGTCCTCAAGGTAAAGTTCTGGGACGGCGACGATGGAAAGAAGTGGAAACAGAATGTCCAAGACATTGACGGCGACGTCCTGTGTG TCTCGCAGTTCACACTTCTTGCATCTACCAAGAAAGGGAACAAGCCCGACTTCCACAAAGCAGCGCCGCCCGCCTTGGGCAAAGAACTATACGACACCTTCTTCAACCAAGTCCGCAAGCTCTACCGCGAGGACAGAGTCAAAGATGGCGtcttccaagccatgatGGATGTTGGACTCGTCAACGATGGACCGGTAGGTGATTCAGATCCCCAAGGAGACGACCCTGCAGCATTTCCACTCCCCCCGATTGCCCTGGACTACCGCTCGGAGGACGAAGTG GTCACAATCGAGATGGAAACAAATCCACCCGAGATGAGGAATCCCACCAACATGGAGCCACTGAAAGAGGGCCACACCACCAAGACCAATGTGCAGAAGACCTTCGAGCTCCCAGCCTCGTTACTCGAATGA
- a CDS encoding Flavin carrier protein 2 produces the protein MRPSIPSLIPALLVALSPLTCAERLLTSTSLNPCQENSNFSATLFDVIFTPDNRTLAFDVNGVSSITGNVTIELVVLAYGLSLYKTTIDPCDSDDFQGLCPMNEGQINLNSNAEIPADSITRVPGIAYTVPDLDAKVQVYFNQTNSGTSVACVEAELSNGKTVDQKGVAWTIAVLAGLALVASAITSGLGHSNTAAHVAANAMALFGYFQSQAFIGMSAVSLPPIVASWTQNFQWSMGIIRVGFLQKLATWYQRATGGTPSTILTSLSSSSVRVEKRGLTGSADQAFNLMKRAAVKINNHILQARSNAGSSTNTDSSQQVVVRGIERVGFRAGIERTNIFLTGYIFFVIFVIFVLLGVVIFKFVCEGLTKAGRMKGDKFQDFRNGWTTVLKGILFRIVLIGYPQMVVLCFWEFTRIDSGAEVVLAVFTIFPMLAILGWAVLKVIRLANRSIAMHKNPAYILYSDPVSLNKWGFLYVQFKAAAYYFIGPVLIYLLVKGMFIALAQGSGVAQAIALVIIECLFLIAVCVLRPYMDKKTNAFNIAICVINFLSAIFLLVFSDIFGQPGIVTGVMGVIFFVYNAAFSLILLIIVGVASCFALFSKNPDTRYQPMRDDRGSFIKSQSQLTTELDALGATARGEGKHGEFNKGGARIEDDDDSWSGNSSDRTKVETGYGGYNSNIPRSPINSSAPAFPSDNGSQRHLPPYERTASMTSSQNRFRQQQNASPWQRGAGYD, from the exons ATGAGGCCGTCAATACCATCGTTAATCCCGGCGCTTCTCGTCGCGCTTTCGCCACTCACTTGCGCCGAGCGCCTGCTCACTTCGACATCGCTCAATCCCTGTCAAGAGAACTCCAACTTCTCCGCCACCCTTTTCGATGTCATCTTCACGCCCGACAACCGCACACTGGCATTCGATGTCAACGGAGTCAGCAGTATCACCGGAAATGTCACGATTGAGCTTGTCGTGCTCGCGTACGGCCTGTCTTTGTATAAGACCACCATCGACCCTTGCGACTCGGACGACTTCCAGGGACTGTGTCCCATGAATGAGGGCCAGATCAACCTGAACAGTAACGCAGAGATTCCTGCCGACTCGATCACGCGGGTGCCAGGAATCGCATACACCGTGCCAGACTTGGACGCCAAGGTGCAGGTGTACTTCAACCAGACCAACTCCGGCACGTCAGTCGCTTGTGTCGAAGCTGAGCTCTCCAACGGAAAGACTGTGGATCAGAAGGGTGTGGCATGGACAATTGCAGTGCTTGCCGGCCTGGCGCTTGTTGCCTCGGCCATCACGTCTGGCCTTGGACACTCGAACACTGCTGCACACGTGGCTGCCAATGCCATGGCACTCTTTGGATACTTCCAATCGCAAGCCTTCATCGGCATGAGCGCTGTTTCGCTTCCACCTATTGTCGCGTCCTGGACCCAGAACTTCCAATGGAGCATGGGCATCATCCGCGTCGGCTTCTTGCAGAAGCTCGCCACTTGGTACCAGCGTGCTACTGGCGGAACTCCCTCGACCATCCTTACTAGCTTGTCTTCCAGCTCCGTCAGGGTCGAGAAGCGAGGTCTTACAGGTAGCGCTGATCAGGCCTTCAACTTGATGAAGCGCGCTGCCGTCAAGATCAACAACCACATCTTGCAAGCTCGTTCCAACGCTGGATCTTCTACCAACACGGACAGTTCCCAACAGGTCGTTGTTAGAGGCATCGAGCGTGTCGGCTTCCGTGCGGGTATTGAGCGCACCAACATCTTCTTGACGGGTTACATCTTCTTCGTCATCTTCGTCATCTTCGTCCTCCTCGGCGTAGTCATCTTCAAATTTGTCTGCGAAGGACTCACCAAGGCTGGCCGCATGAAGGGCGACAAGTTCCAGGACTTCCGAAACGGATGGACCACCGTACTCAAGGGCATCCTTTTCAGAATAGTACTCATTGGCTACCCACAGATGGTCGTGCTATGCTTCTGGGAATTCACACGAATCGACTCTGGCGCTGAAGTCGTACTGGCTGTTTTCACCATCTTCCCAATGCTCGCCATCCTGGGCTGGGCCGTGTTGAAGGTCATCCGCCTGGCGAACCGCAGCATCGCGATGCACAAGAACCCGGCTTACATTCTTTACTCCGACCCAGTCTCGCTCAACAAGTGGGGTTTCCTCTACGTCCAGTTCAAGGCCGCTGCGTACTACTTCATCGGTCCAGTGCTGATCTACCTCCTGGTCAAGGGCATGTTCATCGCTCTCGCTCAGGGCAGCGGAGTTGCACAAGCCATTGCCCTTGTCATCATCGAGTGTCTCTTCCTGATTGCTGTGTGTGTGCTCCGACCATACATGGACAAGAAGACCAACGCTTTCAACATTGCGATCTGTGTTATCAACTTCCTATCTGCAATCTTCCTATTGGTCTTCTCCGATATCTTCGGTCAACCT GGTATCGTCACTGGTGTGATGGGTGTCATCTTCTTCGTCTATAACGCTGCCTTTTCTCTCATCCTACTTATCATCGTCGGCGTAGCATCATGCTTCGCATTGTTCTCCAAGAACCCCGACACTCGGTACCAGCCAATGCGCGACGACCGTGGCAGTTTCATCAAGTCGCAGTCGCAGCTCACCACCGAGCTGGACGCGTTAGGTGCGACTGCTCGTGGTGAGGGCAAGCACGGCGAGTTCAACAAGGGAGGAGCACGCATTGAAGACGACGACGACAGCTGGTCTGGCAACAGCAGCGACAGAACCAAGGTTGAGACGGGCTATGGTGGCTACAACAGCAACATACCTCGAAGCCCTATCAACAGCAGCGCGCCTGCTTTCCCATCAGACAATGGCAGTCAACGACATCTGCCACCTTACGAGAGAACGGCCTCGATGACGAGCAGTCAAAATCGTTTTCGTCAGCAACAGAATGCGAGTCCTTGGCAAAGAGGAGCCGGATATGATTAG